From one Triticum urartu cultivar G1812 chromosome 3, Tu2.1, whole genome shotgun sequence genomic stretch:
- the LOC125546915 gene encoding NAC domain-containing protein 75-like — protein KKDWPVLPAGVKLDPTDQELIEHLEAKVSADSARSHPLIDFFIPTINSEHGICYTHPEKLPSITLSGLSKHFFQRNSRAFKRGTWMRRKIQSECGMHAMWHNTGNTLSVMVNGRQTGSKKVLVLHTNKNFDQ, from the exons aagaaggattggccggtgctgccggctggcgtcaagctcgatcccacggatcaggagctgatcgagcaccttgaggctaaagtgagtgctgacagcgcgagatctCACCCTCTCATCGATTTTTTCATACCAACCATCAACAGCGAgcatggcatatgctacacccatcctgagaaacttccaa gtatcacactcagtggcctaagcaagcatttcttccagcgcaattccagggcgttcaaaaggggcacatggatgcgtcgcaagatacagtcggagtgtggcatgcacgcgatgtggcacaacaccggcaataccttgtcggtgatggtcaacggccggcagacaggcagcaaaaaggttctggtgctgcacaccaacaagaacttcgaccagtaG